The DNA region TTGTCCAAGTCCTTCTCCGCGCGGCCCACCTCGTCCTCGCCGGCGTCACCGTCTTTGCGAATGCGGCCCAGTTCTTCCATCGCCTTGCGGCGGATGTTGCGCACCGAGACCTTGGCGTCTTCACCCTTGGCCTTGGCCTGCTTGACCAGCTCCTTGCGCCGTTCCTCGGTGAGCTGGGGCACCGAGACCCGGATCAGCGAACCGTCGTTGGTGGGGTTCAGGCCCAGGTCCGAGTTGCGGATCGCGTTCTCGATGGGGCCCAGCTGCGACGCTTCGTAGGGCTTGATCACCACCATCCGCGCCTCGGGCACATTGATGCTGGCCAGCTGGGTGATCGGGGTGAGCGACCCGTAGTAGTCGATGACGACCCGCGAAAACATGCCCGGGTTGGCCCGACCGGTTCGGATGGTCGA from Mycolicibacter sp. MU0083 includes:
- the frr gene encoding ribosome recycling factor, which gives rise to MIDEALFDAEEKMEKAVSVARDDLSTIRTGRANPGMFSRVVIDYYGSLTPITQLASINVPEARMVVIKPYEASQLGPIENAIRNSDLGLNPTNDGSLIRVSVPQLTEERRKELVKQAKAKGEDAKVSVRNIRRKAMEELGRIRKDGDAGEDEVGRAEKDLDKSTQQYVTQIDELVKHKEGELLEV